From Pseudopipra pipra isolate bDixPip1 chromosome 9, bDixPip1.hap1, whole genome shotgun sequence, a single genomic window includes:
- the METTL13 gene encoding eEF1A lysine and N-terminal methyltransferase gives MGSGRGRGSQWAASPSRARAPRTRKRSERGHVGPERGRTRTRSAMELLPRSPAEFGSARYWDRFFRQRGQRAFEWYGAFPELCPVLHKYVRPRDKVLVVGCGNSELSEQMYDTGMCEDIVNIDISDAVIRQMQERSGSRRPKMSYLLMDMLQMDFPDAHFQVVLDKGTLDALLTDEEEATLAKVDQMFAEISRVLQVGGRYLCVSLAQAHVLKKAVEYFSREGWVVRVHQVAGSGDDQQFVLPVFVYVMTKFRKIPGSAPQILEICPEEQDKPMRVESVERLVAAVKDRQHYALLCNQLSKTPCREQLSLDLCDKESGKPRYTLHVVDSPSVKPSRENRFAIFIIPQGRETEWLFGTEEGRRQLATSAGFGRLVTVALHREQHYEGMAGIQAELSGKVMELAPPGLPARQQVPFLSVGGDIGVRAVRHQDTSPLSGEYVVEDVKGDGTCYFRRLIFLRNRNVVQSEARLLAPTPLPGQKKRRKDKKKPSPAEPPAAIDKSYLCCEHHKAMVAGLCLLGGPDPLPGASLAVLVVGLGGGSLPLFIHDYFSQAHVAVVEIDPSMLEVATRWFGFSQGDRMQVHLSDGLDYVAKLAAEAPAQYDAIMFDVDSKDLTVGMSCPPPAFVEKPFLQKVKTILKPEGIFVLNLVCRDARLKDSVLATLRDVFPLLYTRRIEGEVNEILFCQPSPEGRRDPAELGARARALEGALREPGRPWDSSYVLADMLQAVRIL, from the exons ATGGGAAGCGGCCGGGGGAGAGGCAGCCAATGGGCGGCGAGTCCAtcgcgcgcgcgcgcgccgcggACCCGGAAGCGGTCAGAGCGGGGCCACGTggggccggagcggggccgaACCCGCACCCGCTcggccatggagctgctgccccgcagccccgcggaGTTCGGCTCCGCACGGTACTGGGACCGCTTCTTCCGGCAGCGCGGGCAGCGCGCCTTCGAGTGGTACGGGGCCTTCCCGGAGCTCTGCCCCGTCCTGCACAAGTATGTGCGGCCCCGCGACAAG GTTCTCGTGGTGGGCTGTGGGAACTCGGAGCTGAGCGAGCAGATGTATGACACGGGAATGTGTGAGGACATCGTGAACATCGACATCAGCGACGCCGTGATCCGCCAGAtgcaggagcggagcgggagcaGGAGGCCAAAGATGAGCTACCTGCTTATGGACATGCTTCAGATGGACTTCCCTGACGCCCACTTCCAGGTGGTCCTGGACAAAGGCACGCTGGATGCCCTCCTTACTGATGAGGAGGAGGCCACTCTGGCCAAGGTGGACCAGATGTTTGCCGAGATCAGCCGGGTCCTGCAGGTGGGAGGGCGCTACCTCTGCGTGTCCTTGGCTCAGGCCCATGTGCTGAAGAAAGCAGTGGAATACTTCTCCCGGGAAGGCTGGGTCGTGCGTGTCCATCAGGTGGCCGGCAGCGGGGACGACCAGCAGTTTGTCCTACCAGTCTTTGTCTATGTCATGACAAAATTCAGGAAGATCCCTGGCTCGGCACCACAGATCCTGGAGATCTGCCCCGAGGAGCAGGACAAGCCGATGCGGGTGGAGAGCGTGGAGCGGCTGGTGGCAGCGGTGAAGGACAGGCAGCATTACGCCCTGCTCTGCAACCAGCTGAGCAAAACCCCCTGCAGGGAACAGCTTTCCCTGGATCTGTGTGACAAGGAGAGCGGGAAGCCTCGCTACACACTGCATGTGGTTGACAGCCCCTCGGTGAAACCTTCCCGGGAAAATCGCTTTGCCATCTTCATCA TTCCACAGGGCAGAGAAACTGAGTGGCTCTTTGGCACGGAGGAGGGACGGAGGCAGCTGGCCACCAGTGCGGGCTTTGGGCGCCTGGTCACCGTGGCCCTTCACAGGGAGCAGCACTACGAGGGCATGGCTGGCATCCAGGCAGAGCTGTCAGGGAAGGTGATGGAGCTGGCCCCACCAGGCCTCCCTGCCCGGCAGCAG GTGCCCTTCCTGTCCGTGGGAGGGGACATTGGGGTGCGGGCGGTGCGGCACCAGGACACCAGCCCCCTGAGCGGGGAGTACGTGGTGGAGGACGTGAAGGGAGACGGCACCTGCTACTTCCGCCGCCTCATCTTCCTCCGCAACAGGAACGTGGTGCAGTCGGAGGCCCGGCTCCTGGCTCCCACACCTCTCCCAG GCCAGAAGAAACGGagaaaagacaagaagaaacccagccctgctgagccacCTGCAGCCATCGACAAGAGCTACCTGTGCTGTGAGCACCACAAGGCCATGGTCgcagggctctgcctgctgggggGCCCCGACCCCCTCCCAG GAGCCTcgctggcagtgctggtggtgGGGCTTGGTGGTGGCAGCCTGCCCCTCTTCATCCATGACTACTTCTCACAGGCCCATGTGGCCGTGGTGGAGATTGACCCCTCCATGCTGGAGGTGGCGACGCGCTGGTTCGGCTTCTCCCAGGGTGACCGGATGCAAGTGCACCTCTCCGATGGCCTGGACTACGTGGCCAAGCTGGCAGCTGAAG ccccagcccagtaTGATGCCATCATGTTCGACGTGGACAGCAAAGACCTCACGGTGGGGATGAGCTGCCCACCTCCAGCCTTTGTGGAAAAGCCCTTCCTGCAGAAAGTTAAAACCATCCTCAAGCCAGAAG GAATCTTTGTGCTCAACCTGGTGTGCCGTGATGCCCGGCTGAAGGACTCTGTCCTGGCCACCCTCAGGGATGTCTTCCCGCTGCTCTACACGCGTCGCATCGAAGGGGAGGTCAACGAGATCCTgttctgccagcccagccccgagGGCCGGCGGGACCCTGCGGAGCTGGGGGCGCGTGCCCGGGCGCTGGAGGGGGCCCTGCGGGAGCCAGGGCGCCCCTGGGACAGCTCATACGTGCTGGCAGACATGCTGCAGGCTGTCAGGATCCTCTGA
- the ITPA gene encoding inosine triphosphate pyrophosphatase, with product MAAPARRSVVFVTGNAKKLEEVTQILGDSSPYTLVAKKIDLPEYQGEPDEISVQKCREAARQVQGPVIVEDTCLCFNALGGLPGPYIKWFLEKLKPEGLYKLLAGFEDKSAYALCTFAFSSGNPEEPVRLFKGQTHGLIVEPRGTRDFGWDPCFQPDGYNQTYAELPKAVKNSISHRYRALSELSAFFLQSNSTERHSGPS from the exons ATGGCGGCGCCCGCCCGGCGGAGCGTCGTGTTCGTGACCGGCAACGCCAAGAAGCTGGAGGAG GTCACTCAGATCCTCGGGGACTCCTCTCCCTACACGCTGGTGGCGAAGAAGATTGACC TGCCCGAGTACCAGGGGGAGCCAGACGAGATCTCCGTGCAGAAGTGCCGTGAAGCCGCCCGGCAG GTTCAGGGACCTGTTATAGTAGAGGACACCTGCCTGTGCTTCAATGCCCTGGGGGGCCTTCCAGGACCCTACAT AAAATGGTTCCTGGAGAAACTCAAGCCAGAAG GCTTGTACAAGCTGCTGGCTGGCTTTGAAGACAAGTCTGCCTACGCCCTCTGTACCTTCGCCTTCAGCAGTGGGAACCCCGAGGAGCCCGTCAGGCTGTTCAAGGGCCAGACCCAT GGGCTGATCGTGGAGCCCAGAGGCACTCGGGATTTTGGCTGGGATCCCTGCTTTCAGCCAGATGGCTACAACCAGAC ctaCGCTGAGCTGCCCAAGGCAGTGAAGAACTCCATCTCACACCGATACAGAGCACTGAGTGAGCTCTCTGCCTTCTTTCTCCAGAGCAACTCGACAGAGCGCCACTCCGGTCCCAGCTAG